The genomic window TTACTGTAACACAGTTGAGCTTGCAAGCGTTAAGGACGGTCTCACCTCTAATGACGCGTTTCCTAGTGTTGTGTTGTTGATTTAGATCTGGACGGATTACTTGTGCTCTCTGGTGATCTCTTCTATCTATTTTCTATAGTTAAACGACTGTACTGAAGAGAGATTTAGGGGACCTacaagacagctacgttatgtgggctgtACGCACatcaggcgaaacgcaattcaggtcgttcggatacttttgggtaTGATAGTACACGGAAAAGGCTTTCCATCATGTGCAGTGCTGACAACGCACTCACCGTTTTCATTTCGTAGGCCCATTGATCGTCCGCTATGGGTGAAATAAGGACGTAGGTTTAGTTTTTTATGTCTCATCGACAGATAAGATCACTGGACACGGAGCATTGGTCCCATTTTCAGATACTGGGGTGAAAGGAAGCGGCTTGGCCATTTCAAAGTACTATCCCACTAATCGCCTAGAGTGAACTACGAagccacggaaatcctaaatctggatggcggcTCTGGCACTGAACTCTGGTCTTCCGAATGTGTGTCCAGTGCATTAGGCACTACGCCATCCAGCTTAGTGCCATGTTGTAAATGGTAGACGAAAAACATAAGGTTTTGTGGAAGGGCAGAATAGGAGCGTTTACGTTCATATGTGGTATATACaaaatgtgatgaaaagtatccaggaCACCCCCAACAACATACGTTTTCATTTTAtgggcattgtgctgccatctactgcaagGTACCCcacatcaacgacctcagtagtcatcagacatagtgagagagcagaatggggcgctcagcggaattctcggacttcgaatgtggtcaggtgattgggtgtcatttgtgttatacgtctgtacgtgagatttccacactcctaaaaatccctgggtccattgtttccgatgtgatagtgaagtggaaacgtgaagggacacgtacagagcaaaagtgtacagaccgacctcgtgtgttgactgacggACAaccccgacagttgaagaggatcgtaatgtgtgataggcagacatctatccagaccatcacaaaggaattccaaatcgcatcaggatccactgcaagtactacgacagttaggcggaaggtgggaaaacttggattgcatggtcgagcggctgctcataagccacacatcacgccggtaaatgccaaacgactcctcgcttgctgtaaggagtgtaaacattggacgattggacagtggaagaacgttatgtgtagtgacgaatcacggtacacaatgtggcgatccaatggcagggtgtgggtatggcgaatgcccggtgaacgtcatctgccagccaacaataaaattcgggggccgtagtgctatggtgtggtcgtgtttttcatggaggaggcttgcaccccttgttttgcgtggcactaccacagcacaggcctacactgatgttttaagcaccttcttgcttcccgctgttgaagagcaattcgtggatggcgattgcatctttcaacacgatcgatcacctgttcataatgcacggcctgtggcggagaggttacacgacaataatatccctctaatggactggcctccacagagtcctgtcctgaatcctatagcacacctttgggatgttttggaacgccgacttcgtgccaggtctcaccgacggacatcggtacctctcctcagtgcagcattccgtgaagaatagaCTGTCATTAcgcaacaaaccttccagcacctgattgaacgtatgacagCGAGTGTGGAAGTTGCCATCGAGTCTAAGGATGGGCCAAAAGCATACTGAATTTTAgcgttaccgatggaaggcgccacaaacttgtaagtgattttcacccaggtgtccggatcttttgatcacatagtgtgttaatagtaatgaatatgaaattaaattaagcatactgtaaaaatgtttgaaaagtaaacattcgcgactggaattGTCACAATTGATAAAATATACCGGGCTATTTTGCAGTGTTCCAAGGAACTCCACTTCGTTTTTGCTTCGGGTTTTGAAGTGAATGCTCTTAGACCACGGCATAAtaccccggaatattttattaattgtgaaaaatgtttaGTGACGAAAGTCGACTGTGGCCGGCTACTGCATGTTTTCGAATTTTGTCGACACATAGGCCTACTGATATCAGCTATAACTTGTAAAAATTTTATTGGTGGTCTTGTCCACTTTTTCTCATCGGTAGTTGTCGGTGACGAGGGAAATTGTCGTGCCATCAGTGTTCTGTTTGAGGTCCATGCCAACCTTAGCAGTCAGTGAATAATTGTGTTAGAACACGATTAATTTACTTTCATattcattacttcaaataagcACCATATTTTAATGTTTACGTATTTATAATACGCCTTCAAGAAGCATTAGATGGTTGGTTCGTCGGTTGATTTCTGGGAGGgatcaaacagcgatgtcatcggtcccatcagattaggaaaggatggggaaggaggtctgCCGtgtccttacaaaggaaccatcctggcatttacctgacgCTATTTGggaaactcacggaaaacctaaatcaagaagaCTGGGCACAAATTGGAACAGTCGTCGTGCCGAATGCgaaaccagtgtgctaaccactgcgccacctcgatcggtcatGAAACATTGTAACTTCCAGTCTTTGTTCGCTATAGAAATAGAAAAGGTCAGCTCTTCACCTTTCGATAAACGCATGTTTCGTCGCCACAGAACGTGCAGTATCTGAGAATTAGCCAATTTGACGAAAATATTTCTAGAAGAAATGTTGTACTGCATTAAAATGTGTCTTCTAAAGTTAAAGGAAGTCTCGAAACACCTAGTTGGTTAGTAAATATCGCCATTTAGCAGTTTTCTGAGACTCGAGTGGTTAATGACCGTAGACTTTTTACTTGCCATGCTGTTCCAACTCTTGGTATTTCACTTATTTATCAGTACAATCCATCTCTGTACTTTTCTGCTCCGCTGTCGAAACCGTGTGCTATTCTCCTGGTTCCTTTATTGACAACCGATAATTTGGCTGTGGAGGAGGCATCAGTCGTCAACTGGCCATTGTTTGGTTATGTTCGTCAGTCGAAGTCAGCGGaagtctgaatgttttatttgtattgaaaGTGTTATGGAAGAAATATATctgacagggagagaaggaaaatcACATACAAACGGGTATTGAGGAAGTAAGACGAGAAAGGAAGGTAAACATTTATTTTGGTGACCTGTACGGTTGTTGTTCATGAAAAGTGCAGGAATTCGTATTAGGTAAATCATGATGCTAGAATGGGTACTGTGTAAAATAAATCCCACATTCATGAACCGTCACTTCCAAAAATTTTGTCTTAAAAGGGACTTTTTATTTTGTGGGAGAGACACATGACAGGATTACATGTAAAACAAAGAGAAGAAATCGATTTTGTTTTATGTTGGTTGTGACGttacaaacatatttttaaaatcctAATGTAAATGGTGACAAATTGGAATAATGACTCTGGACGTAAATAAAACTTCGAGTAGGGCACACCGAATACCATGTTGTTATTGAATGCAGATACCACAGCAAATGAGGAAAAAGATTTTTCAAATCTGACGTTACAACTCACAATAGCCCTGAACGACCAAATGGTGATGGGTGAATTTCACTGGTGACCATCTGAAATAAAATGAAGATGGATATCAGTTCGCACTCCAAGACACCTTGAAGAATTATAATGGCTAGTTGCGCAGGAACGCACCatggacgtgaatggacgcaggtgattagacgggatgcttacgtacatgttacGTGTCAGAACCGTATCCAGAcgcatcaggagtcccatatcaccccaactgcacacgtccacaccattacagagcctccaccagcttcaacagtcccctgctgacatgcgggatccatggattcatgaagtagtCTCCATAACCGTAGACGTGTATCCGCTcgacacaatctgaaacgagactcgccagACCAaggaacatgtttcaagtcatcaacagtccaatgccggtgtttacgggcccaggcgaggagtagggctttgtgtcgtgcagtcatcaagcgtacacaggtgagcctgatgtttcgttgaatggttcgcacgctgacacttgctgatggccccgcattgaaatctgcagcagtttggggaagggttgcacttgtcacgTAGAAcgagtctcgttcttgcaggatctttttccggccgaagcgacgtcggagatttgatgttttacgggattcctgatattcacggtacactcgggaaatggtcgtactggaaaatccccatttcTTCTCTACCTCGCAAATGCTGtgccccgtcgctcgtgcgcctactataacaccacactcaaactcacttaaatcttgataacctaccattgtagcagcactaaccgactgTTGATGGTGACATCTTCCTAAGTAATTCGGAGATCTGAATAGAGGACTATTTTACCCACATGGTAGAGCTGCAAGTCCTCGGAAAAAAATATCTGTTGCAGTTTCTTCAACGCACTACCCACACAGCAAGACCACGTTGGCTTATGTCACAGGGCCAgctcagtccatcatccagactgttgactgtgcaactgctgaaaaggttgTTGGTcctcttaaggaaccacacgtttgtttgaccTATCCGTAGATAGCACTCCACTGTGGTTTCATGTACGGTACAGCCCTTTGTACCGTTAAGGCACACACGCTAACCCAGTCGGCgggatccatggttcatggtgtttggtgggtgtggggagagatgtACGAGGCATTTTCACAAAGTAAGTTTACTCTGGCCATAACGGGCTGTTCCTTTTTTTAGGGCTGGCAATAATGAGTAGTAGAGGGACATCCCATAACCGGAGAGAGCATCTTAGGAGCACGGTAGTACATAAACTGACGTTGTAGTGTCAAGTCGCACCCCGTCCCAATCCTGGGGACGCTACTGAACTTTGGGCTGACGTACTCAACTAGTTTGAATCTATAttttaacgccggccgaagtggccgtgcggttaaaggcgctgcagtctggaaccgcaagtccgctacggtcgcaggttcgaatcctgcctcgggcatggatgtttgtgatgtccttaggttagttaggtttaactagttctaagttctaggggactaatgacctcagcagttgagtcccatagtgctcagagccatttgaaccatatattttaACGTAGGCCCCCAGCCACGATACAGCATCACAACTTTTGAGGCGCTTAAATCAATGGTAGAGCTGAAAGAAGTGGTACGTGGGACAAGTATCAAAATCGTCAGAGGACATAACTCCGGATTGATGTTCGGATATCCTCTGAAACATGAAGTGTATCAGAGGAGTTACGTACCTTATATGACAACATGAATAATGAGTTTAGTTATTTCTCGCTGTCAATTTCTGCAAAGGAACTTATATTAATTGTTACCAGTTATTTTTTCGCATGAGTGAAGTGAATTCGATTGTGTAATATTATTATTTTCGCCTGGCGGCATTATTGAAATGTTTTATTCAGCTTTCAGTACGTACTGAACTTTCAGCGTTAATTAAACGTCAAAATCCTTTAATTGTGTCCACCTGCGACGCTTAAGTCCGACATTTGGATTAAATGCGTGGCGTCGTAAGACTTCTGCTCTTGTGGTGCGATTACTGTGAGGTGCGACGTTGACACATGCGTCATAAGATAACAAATGATCCCTCTAAGACCCCCAGTTGGGCAACACTCTCTGTGGCACCTGCCCACCTTTTCTGACATATTTAAAGAAATGTTTCTTTACAGAGACGCAAAGTAGTCCTAGGGACCTTCAGGCAGTCACCTAAATTCGGAGCAGTGTCAAGGGGTTGCTAGCCAGCAGCTGCCTAGTCCAACTTTGGAGGTTGTCCCTGTATAGGTACATTTTTAAACTTCTCAGTAAAATCTGCGGGTAAATAACCACTTAGAGTCAAATGTAATTTTGTGAGAGGTAAAAGCCAAAAGGGTTCGATTGTGTTTTGGTCATGAAACTTAATTACTTTTGAAACATCATTGCTATGATCATATTTCTTAAGACAGAAATACTGATTCCATAAGTTAAAAACAATTAGTTTTTTTTAAACATTAGCATTAACACGTGACACAATGTCATCGTggctacagcttgtgaaacgaatatcTGAACAGCACCTTTCTCCCACAGACCACCAACAAAATACATACTTTGTACCATACATCAGTGACAGTAGAATTGAGATAGGCATCACATAGATTTAAATATCTCACTTTTCGCGTAGTTCCTGTAATACTACAGAAAGTGCTTCATTATCCACTTCACAAACGATCTACTTTTCTGTATTCATTAGTAAATAATGTGTGTGTTTTGCAATGTCTTGCTATCGATGTCGAACATGTGAAACAACGATAGAAGACAAACCAGCCTTCATGTAAGTAGTATCTGTGCCAGTCATCGACGCTCCGACACTGTTTCGTATTTCTTCTCTTTCTGCAAGCCAAATAGAGCAGATGAAGTAGAATGCAGTCTGTCGTTATCTAAAATAATAAACAACTTTTATTTCAGTCTTGATCATTCCTGACAAAATGGCATATGAAATCATAATATTCTACAGTTCAAACTGAGTTGGAGAAGGCAGGTTTGATGACGCATCGATTAGGTGGCTTCAACGCTTATATTCTTTGAACTTAACCTGAATTTTCTCACCAAATCTGatagccttgtttttttttttttgtgagtataTTAGTTATCTTACACAAATATCATCAAGCCGACTAACACTGCACTTTAGCCTGTACTGTATATGGAACTTCAACAAAGGAGAATAATTTAACAGAAAGCATCAAAAATAAAATCCTAGATTTAAATGGCTGCACCAGCCCATTAGACGAAGAATTTCAGTTTCATATAATTCTTGGCCTCCTTCCTttcgaaaattattttaaattgtgtAAATACTACCATATCACGGGAGGAAACCTTCACCATGTTTATACTTACATTCTGAGTGACTGGAACCCACTTGTTTTTGCTCTTTACGTCTCAATACACATTCATTCCAAATTGTTGTTACTTATTTTAAACAACTTCTGCATAATCATCCGTAATCCTCTATCTTTCTTGTGCTGACAATATTGCCTTTTCGTACCCAATTGAGCTGTTTACATTACATAAACAGGTGCAAAAATGTGTTTTCTATTGGTGTATGAGGTAAGTTTATCGCAGTATCAATCTGCGAGATGCAGAACTTGCAAACAAATTGGTATTGACTAATCGTGTTGATTAATTTCAGGTTTATGGTTTTTAAAAGTGAGTGCTTATGCACTTTAGTTATGGGCTTAGCCTCTGGTGGGGGTAGTGTCTCTTTTCAATAAGAAcgactggtaatagcaagaaaacCAGCACACACACGAAGTTTTCAATTCATCAGCGAACAACAGATTTTATTCATAGTAAGGTATCTGCGTGTCAGGTCATTACCTGCAGTGAACTTACTGAGCATTATAAAAATCtaaactccgtccgagcaggccttggaaggtccaacggtaccgaccggccgccgtgtcatcctcagctccaGGCGTCACAGTATTCGGaggtggaggagcatgtggtcagcatgccgctctcccggccgtagagCATTATAAACTGTGTGACAaaattcattcaaatggttcaaatggctctaggcactatgggactgaacatctgaggtcatcagtcccctagacttagaactacttaaacctaactaacctaaggacatcacacacatccatgcccgaggcaggattcgaacctgcgaccgcagcagcagcgcggttccggattgaagcacctagaaccgctcggccacagcggctgccaAAATTCATTATTATAAGCGAAGGATAGTAGGCAAACTGTTACTATATTTCGTACACATAACTAAATTTTTACTAAAAATCCTCATTAGACTGACTAAATTCTCAGAAATAAAGTtgccattctacttaaatatgcaGCTTTATTTGTGTTAATAGTATACAATAGTCcacaataacgaaataatgtgaaATTGTTTGGTCAGGATCCTTGGACTCAGATGTTCAGTGGCTGGCAGTGTGTTCAGCGGCCAAAGCCCCCGCCACCGAATCCATTGTATCCACCGCCGTATCCATATCCAGGCGGGAAGCCGCCCCCGGGACCGAAGTCCGGCCTGTAGCCGCCGCTGTAGTAGTTGCCCGGGTAACGCCAGTAGTTGCCTGGGTAGCCGCCGTAGCCGGGCCGTCCGAAGCCACCGCCACCAA from Schistocerca nitens isolate TAMUIC-IGC-003100 chromosome 5, iqSchNite1.1, whole genome shotgun sequence includes these protein-coding regions:
- the LOC126260369 gene encoding ctenidin-1-like, yielding MGPLAVENPTEAVNNDMTSSSIAAKHVILPLLLCLAAWATAQFSGGYDRPGFGGGGFGRPGYGGYPGNYWRYPGNYYSGGYRPDFGPGGGFPPGYGYGGGYNGFGGGGFGR